The Corynebacterium poyangense genome includes a window with the following:
- a CDS encoding PH domain-containing protein, with the protein MSSTPASPPEVTFRPERTHLLGAIIMAAIGILAAGSAPTPWCWILMALFLVVVALFCWWTLRTRTAVSESGISLVYAFKSAQKFSWDDIKGVSFKGSRTLLHTTNQGVFTVPVVSFNNLPQLQEASRGRIPDVLTQGREAVDAKVRVVHRDGHQVLLSEEEYEEYQQCQQARRPQD; encoded by the coding sequence ATGAGTTCCACACCGGCATCACCGCCTGAGGTCACTTTCCGCCCCGAGCGCACCCATCTGCTCGGGGCCATCATCATGGCAGCTATAGGTATTCTTGCTGCTGGTTCCGCACCGACACCCTGGTGTTGGATTTTGATGGCACTTTTCCTCGTCGTTGTGGCCCTCTTTTGTTGGTGGACGTTGCGCACCCGTACCGCTGTCTCAGAATCTGGAATTTCTCTGGTTTACGCTTTTAAGTCGGCACAGAAATTTTCCTGGGATGATATTAAAGGCGTCAGCTTTAAAGGTTCACGGACGTTATTACACACCACTAATCAAGGGGTATTTACCGTCCCCGTGGTGAGTTTTAATAATCTTCCTCAACTGCAGGAAGCATCCCGTGGCCGAATTCCCGACGTCCTTACTCAAGGACGTGAGGCCGTTGATGCCAAAGTTCGAGTTGTTCACCGCGATGGCCACCAGGTGTTACTCAGCGAAGAAGAATACGAGGAATATCAACAGTGTCAACAAGCTCGACGCCCCCAGGACTAA
- a CDS encoding glycosyltransferase 87 family protein — MILPDLRKDLQNRRLTQLGVLLFAVGVAITIAEMFLTRIALDAAIYRRGVVAYLHDAPLYSNYIQVGDVSLPFIYPPFGALFLSPLGFFPISDSAAGYTIVILTSLLLLICTYILIRQLFSDYPPRSIALMTAGTWAVGLALEPIRLNNHFGQINVILMALVVLDILPRKRTLPQGWLIGIAAAIKISPLAMLLFFLLKKDLRPIITAGISGIIATILATIFRPNIAKEYFSVLSNIGLGGEIGVDPTYTSNSSLKAVVMRWFPSRSYLESAEGTAILNTVWVILVLLTIALGAWLILQLLRRGWDTEAWLTNAVIMLLISPISWSHHWVWLALLLPVSLIRICRTPAHSRPLALVTTLWFVLCLTVPPKWWFGDGIDVFTLPWYATILVSDYVWLAIAWLIALWWLVRHEPTTISKERSVAN; from the coding sequence GTGATACTCCCCGACCTGCGCAAGGACCTTCAGAACCGAAGATTAACTCAACTGGGGGTCCTCCTCTTTGCCGTGGGAGTGGCCATTACCATCGCTGAGATGTTTTTAACCCGCATTGCTCTTGATGCGGCTATTTATCGGCGAGGGGTGGTTGCTTATCTCCACGACGCACCGCTATATAGCAATTATATTCAGGTCGGCGATGTGTCTTTACCTTTCATCTACCCGCCCTTCGGAGCCTTATTTCTTTCACCACTAGGGTTCTTCCCGATAAGCGACTCAGCGGCCGGCTACACCATAGTGATCCTCACTTCCTTGCTGCTGCTGATATGCACCTACATCCTTATCCGTCAGCTTTTTTCCGACTATCCCCCGCGCTCAATAGCCCTTATGACCGCCGGCACATGGGCTGTAGGTCTTGCCCTAGAACCAATCCGCCTCAATAATCATTTTGGGCAAATCAACGTCATCCTCATGGCCCTCGTTGTGCTCGATATCTTGCCGCGGAAACGCACTCTTCCGCAGGGATGGCTCATCGGCATCGCAGCCGCCATCAAGATCTCCCCCCTGGCCATGCTTCTCTTTTTTCTCTTGAAAAAAGACCTCCGCCCCATCATCACCGCAGGGATCTCTGGCATCATCGCCACTATTCTCGCAACCATATTCCGCCCAAATATTGCCAAGGAATACTTCAGCGTGCTATCCAACATTGGTCTCGGCGGCGAAATAGGAGTAGACCCCACTTACACCTCCAATAGCTCCCTCAAAGCGGTGGTTATGCGGTGGTTTCCTAGTCGAAGCTATTTGGAGTCTGCCGAAGGCACTGCAATCCTAAACACGGTCTGGGTCATCCTCGTTTTGCTCACCATCGCCCTGGGCGCCTGGCTTATACTCCAGCTACTCCGGCGTGGATGGGACACCGAAGCCTGGCTAACCAACGCCGTCATCATGTTGCTGATCTCCCCTATCAGCTGGTCCCATCATTGGGTGTGGTTAGCATTGTTACTGCCAGTGTCACTTATCCGGATCTGCCGCACCCCTGCCCACAGCCGTCCCCTAGCGCTCGTCACTACACTATGGTTTGTTCTGTGCCTCACTGTGCCACCTAAATGGTGGTTCGGCGATGGAATTGATGTTTTTACTCTCCCTTGGTACGCCACCATCTTGGTCTCTGACTATGTGTGGTTAGCCATAGCCTGGCTCATAGCACTATGGTGGCTGGTTCGTCATGAACCAACCACCATCAGCAAAGAGCGCAGCGTCGCTAATTAA
- a CDS encoding mechanosensitive ion channel family protein, with the protein MSYTQYVLLHIWSWIVNTGLNLFLILVLIFLVPRIGRFVLFWVNRRIENRPTNSPADSTDDKTQLALAGVAVYIGQIIALFILLVLLLQTLGFSLTGAAIPATVASAAIGLGAQSIIADFLAGFFILTEKQFGVGDWVKFEGNGIKAEGTVIQVTMRATQIRTLAEETVIIPNSTARVCINASNHWSRAVVSIPIPLLGSENVQEAISRSERAARRALTKPEVKAELLGDLVVQPAVAITPPTTVGMPWLMTMRFMVQSTAGNHWMIERAIRTCILDEFWDEYGSATTTSGELRTEAMPVSSSDTEIIEAPTTEVIPQQHDLKTKEELEQDPAIQDTSVLNPLDPDKDSASGDHDNKEHRSPARRRQWLTFHGWVRPSTTILLVSLIVLFALKMMSLQTADGIGDGFLAPPPMSSTNTPTPTTHSEPTTTESEAPTSTYPREETQPSYTQEPSREPAPSATATTQRQPAPANTPEPHANQGGGAAETHTGAAAQHKSAEPQTTAPVG; encoded by the coding sequence ATGTCATATACCCAGTACGTGTTGCTTCACATCTGGAGCTGGATCGTCAACACCGGACTCAACCTGTTCTTGATTCTGGTGCTGATTTTCCTGGTCCCCAGAATTGGCCGGTTCGTTCTCTTTTGGGTGAATCGAAGAATAGAGAATCGCCCCACCAATTCCCCAGCAGATAGCACTGATGATAAAACCCAACTGGCTTTGGCCGGCGTGGCTGTCTATATCGGACAAATCATCGCCCTGTTTATTCTCCTGGTGCTTTTGCTTCAAACACTGGGATTTTCGCTTACCGGTGCCGCTATCCCCGCGACGGTCGCTTCTGCAGCCATTGGTCTTGGTGCCCAATCCATCATCGCTGACTTCTTAGCCGGGTTCTTTATCCTGACCGAAAAGCAATTCGGGGTTGGCGACTGGGTGAAATTTGAAGGCAATGGCATTAAAGCTGAGGGCACCGTCATCCAGGTGACCATGCGAGCAACCCAGATTAGAACTCTGGCGGAAGAAACCGTTATTATCCCCAATTCCACGGCTCGGGTGTGCATTAACGCCTCAAATCATTGGTCTCGGGCAGTGGTGAGTATTCCTATCCCCCTTCTTGGCTCAGAGAATGTTCAAGAAGCTATTAGTCGTTCTGAACGAGCCGCGCGTCGAGCCTTAACCAAACCAGAAGTCAAAGCAGAATTACTTGGTGACTTGGTAGTCCAACCCGCCGTAGCTATCACCCCTCCCACTACTGTGGGGATGCCTTGGCTGATGACCATGCGCTTTATGGTGCAGTCAACCGCCGGTAATCATTGGATGATTGAACGAGCTATTCGAACCTGCATTTTGGATGAGTTCTGGGATGAGTATGGTTCAGCGACGACAACGTCCGGTGAATTACGCACCGAGGCTATGCCGGTTTCTAGTTCCGACACAGAAATCATTGAAGCACCAACCACCGAGGTAATTCCTCAGCAGCACGACTTAAAAACCAAAGAAGAATTAGAGCAGGATCCCGCGATTCAAGACACCTCTGTTCTTAATCCACTTGATCCAGATAAGGATTCTGCAAGCGGAGATCACGATAATAAGGAACACCGTTCTCCTGCTCGACGCCGCCAATGGTTAACTTTCCACGGCTGGGTCCGGCCTTCCACCACTATTTTGTTAGTATCTCTCATCGTTCTTTTCGCGTTGAAGATGATGAGTCTCCAGACTGCGGATGGAATCGGCGATGGGTTTTTAGCACCCCCACCAATGAGTTCGACAAATACCCCCACACCCACTACTCATTCGGAACCGACGACCACTGAGTCTGAGGCGCCGACGAGTACCTACCCGCGGGAAGAAACGCAACCAAGCTATACCCAGGAACCTAGCCGAGAACCAGCACCGTCCGCGACGGCCACTACGCAGCGACAGCCGGCCCCAGCGAATACACCCGAACCACACGCTAACCAAGGTGGCGGTGCGGCAGAAACACATACGGGGGCGGCGGCTCAACATAAATCCGCTGAGCCCCAAACAACCGCGCCTGTGGGATGA
- the ilvD gene encoding dihydroxy-acid dehydratase, whose amino-acid sequence MIPLRSAVTTVGRNAAGARALWRATGTQEEDFGKPIVAIVNSYTQFVPGHVHLKDVGDIVAEAVRAAGGVPKEFNTIAVDDGIAMGHGGMLYSLPSREIISDSVEYMVNAHTADAMVCISNCDKITPGMLNAAMRLNIPAVFVSGGPMEAGKAVVVDGIAHAPTDLITTISASANEAISETDLHTIESSACPTCGSCSGMFTANSMNCLTEALGLSLPGNGSTLATHTARRALFEQAGKTIVELCRRYYGDEDDSVLPRKIATKKAFENAMALDMAMGGSTNTVLHILAAAQEGGVDFTLEDIDELSTRVPCLAKVSPNSDYHMEDVHRAGGIPAILGELRRAGKLHEDVHTVHSKDLASWLDKWDIRGENPAAEAVELFHAAPGGIRTTEAFSQSARWDELDKDAEHGCIHNVDHAYTADGGLVVLRGNLAVDGAVIKSAGIDEGLWHFEGPARVVESQEQAVSCILNKEIQPGEVLVVRYEGPSGGPGMQEMLHPTAFLKGAGLGRACALITDGRFSGGSSGISVGHISPEAAHGGAIGLVENGDLITIDVHQRLLHLNISDEELKQRREKMLTRDNPWTPVDRQRTVTTALRAYAALATSADKGAVRKVD is encoded by the coding sequence GTGATCCCATTACGATCCGCAGTAACAACAGTGGGACGAAATGCTGCAGGAGCCCGGGCCCTGTGGCGAGCCACCGGAACCCAAGAAGAAGATTTTGGCAAACCGATCGTTGCCATTGTTAATTCCTATACACAATTTGTTCCCGGCCATGTTCACCTCAAGGATGTCGGTGACATCGTTGCTGAAGCAGTGCGAGCTGCGGGCGGGGTACCCAAAGAATTCAACACTATTGCGGTTGATGACGGCATTGCCATGGGCCACGGAGGGATGCTGTACTCCTTGCCCAGCCGGGAGATTATTTCCGACTCAGTGGAATATATGGTCAACGCACACACAGCTGACGCTATGGTGTGTATTTCCAACTGCGACAAAATCACCCCAGGAATGTTGAATGCGGCGATGCGCCTCAATATTCCGGCAGTTTTTGTTTCCGGGGGACCGATGGAAGCCGGCAAAGCTGTAGTCGTCGATGGAATTGCCCACGCCCCCACGGACTTGATCACCACCATTTCCGCGTCCGCTAATGAGGCCATTTCCGAGACTGATCTGCACACCATCGAAAGTTCCGCGTGCCCTACCTGCGGATCATGCTCCGGCATGTTTACCGCCAATTCCATGAATTGTCTCACCGAAGCCTTAGGCCTTTCCCTTCCCGGAAATGGCTCGACCTTAGCCACCCACACAGCTCGACGAGCGCTTTTTGAGCAAGCCGGGAAAACAATCGTGGAGTTGTGTCGACGCTATTATGGCGATGAAGATGACTCCGTTCTGCCCCGGAAGATCGCTACCAAGAAGGCTTTTGAAAATGCCATGGCCTTAGATATGGCTATGGGGGGTTCCACCAACACTGTGTTGCACATCCTTGCGGCAGCTCAAGAAGGTGGCGTGGACTTTACTCTTGAGGATATTGATGAGCTATCCACGCGCGTTCCCTGCTTAGCCAAGGTATCGCCGAACTCGGATTATCACATGGAGGACGTCCATCGCGCAGGAGGTATCCCTGCGATTCTTGGTGAGTTGCGTCGGGCTGGGAAACTCCATGAGGATGTCCACACTGTTCATTCCAAGGATCTTGCCAGTTGGTTAGATAAGTGGGATATCCGTGGTGAAAATCCGGCAGCAGAAGCCGTCGAGCTTTTCCATGCTGCCCCTGGGGGTATTCGCACCACCGAGGCATTTTCCCAATCAGCCCGCTGGGATGAGCTTGATAAGGATGCTGAACATGGGTGTATCCATAATGTTGACCACGCCTACACGGCTGACGGTGGCCTCGTTGTTCTACGGGGAAACCTGGCAGTTGATGGTGCCGTTATTAAATCCGCTGGGATTGATGAAGGACTGTGGCACTTTGAAGGGCCGGCGCGAGTTGTGGAGAGCCAAGAACAAGCTGTTTCGTGCATCCTTAATAAGGAAATCCAACCCGGAGAGGTCTTAGTAGTCCGCTATGAGGGGCCTTCCGGCGGTCCCGGTATGCAAGAGATGCTTCATCCCACAGCCTTTTTGAAAGGAGCCGGTTTGGGCCGCGCCTGTGCCTTGATCACCGACGGGCGTTTCTCCGGTGGTTCCTCCGGAATCTCCGTGGGCCATATCTCCCCCGAAGCAGCCCACGGAGGCGCGATCGGTCTGGTGGAAAATGGTGACCTCATTACCATTGACGTTCACCAGCGCTTGCTGCATCTTAATATCTCCGATGAAGAGTTAAAGCAACGCCGAGAGAAAATGTTAACTCGGGACAATCCCTGGACACCGGTTGATCGACAGCGCACGGTCACCACCGCACTCAGAGCTTATGCGGCCCTAGCAACCAGTGCAGACAAGGGTGCAGTGCGTAAAGTAGATTAG